Part of the Desulfatiglans anilini DSM 4660 genome is shown below.
TGAAGAAAAAATCCTCATTCCCGGATGGAAACTGGGTTCTACCGAGAAACCATTTCCGGATGGCTGCTAGCCAGCCTGCAGCCATTCAGGTTCCAGGCGATCAGGGCGCGCCGAGAAGAAACCGGTTCCGATGGCATTCATCGGGGTCGAACCTGGTCTCAAAGGCCCGCTGCATGAAGAAAATCAATTGGTCTTCTTGTCTTCGGGGAATCTGGGGACAGGGAATTTGAAGAATTCGACGCCCTCCTCTTTGAGCATCTTTTCCTCTTCGTCCGTAGCTGAACCGCGGATGTTCCTTTTTTCCGAAACGCCATAGTGAATCTTGAGGGCCTCTCCGGCAAACTGCGTCCCTACGTCGTCAAAGGTAGCGTGAATGGATCGCAAGACCGCCATGGCGAGTGCATGGTAGTCGACCGGTTGGGATGCATCGTGGGAGGGTGCGGGAGAGGCCTTCTTGATGGACACAGGAGACATGATTCTTCGGATGTTGGAATCCTCGCAATACGGGCAGGTGATCAAACGCCTGGCGTTCTGATCTTCGAAGGCCTCGATGCTGTCGAACCAGCCTTCGAAGACATGGTCTCTAGAGCACTTGAGATCGAAAGCGATCACAGCGGCCGCCTCAGCGTTCTGTGTAGAGAACGGCGAGAATCTTCGCCGGTTTGTCACCGTGACACTTCACCAGGTGGGGAACGGTCGAATCATAGTAGATGGCATCGCCGGTTTCGAGCACGTATCGTTCGTCCTCCAAGTAAACCGCCATGGCGCCTTCAAGGACGTAGATGAATTCCTGACCGTCGTGGCTCGAACGTTCCTCTTCGGTCTCGGCGGGTGCCAGCACTACGATGAAGGGCTCCATGTGGCGGTCGACCTTGTGCGGGGCGAGCGAGATGTATTCATACCCGTACCGTTTGCCCTTGGTGGAATCGTAGCGGGACACGATCTTCCGGTCCTGATGGTGCACGATGGTAAAAGGGCGGTTTTCCTGGCCGGATATGAAATAGCCCATCTTCATTTCGAGGGCCTTGGCCAGCTTGATCACCGTGCCCAGGGGCGGGGCTACGGCACCGTCTTCAATGGAGGCAAGCAGACCCACGTCCAGATCGGTTCGCCTGGAGACATCCTCGAGCGTGAGCCCCCGCTTCTGCCTTACGGCGCGCACGCGCTGACCGACGTCGACTTCGTAGTCCGCACCTTCACCAGGCTCGCCGGGGATGCTGTCCATGAAATCCTTTTCCTGGCTTTGCCTGGCGAACTGCTCGTTGATATCGCTCAGAAAGTCCTGGTAGGTATCCCGTGCCTCATCGCGGTTCCGATCCTCGTCCATAACGCCGACCTTCCTTTCCTTGTGGTTGGGGGAAGAGGGCTTCATTACGGATGCCCATTGTCTGCAGCGAAACGGGCGCCCAGCTCCAAGGCCTTGCTATTCGACTCT
Proteins encoded:
- a CDS encoding DUF1178 family protein, whose translation is MIAFDLKCSRDHVFEGWFDSIEAFEDQNARRLITCPYCEDSNIRRIMSPVSIKKASPAPSHDASQPVDYHALAMAVLRSIHATFDDVGTQFAGEALKIHYGVSEKRNIRGSATDEEEKMLKEEGVEFFKFPVPRFPEDKKTN
- a CDS encoding helix-turn-helix domain-containing protein, which encodes MDEDRNRDEARDTYQDFLSDINEQFARQSQEKDFMDSIPGEPGEGADYEVDVGQRVRAVRQKRGLTLEDVSRRTDLDVGLLASIEDGAVAPPLGTVIKLAKALEMKMGYFISGQENRPFTIVHHQDRKIVSRYDSTKGKRYGYEYISLAPHKVDRHMEPFIVVLAPAETEEERSSHDGQEFIYVLEGAMAVYLEDERYVLETGDAIYYDSTVPHLVKCHGDKPAKILAVLYTER